From one Solanum stenotomum isolate F172 chromosome 12, ASM1918654v1, whole genome shotgun sequence genomic stretch:
- the LOC125848677 gene encoding receptor-like serine/threonine-protein kinase SD1-8, protein MNATIIPSKREFSGETSTEEFELPLFDYSTLATATENFSDATKLGQGGFGCVYKAMLVGQEVAVKRLSKNSGQGVEEFKNELRLIARLQHRNLVRLLGCCVDMEEKMLIYEYLENKSLDSILFNKQNSSLLNWQKRFNIICGIARGLLYLHQDSRFRIIHRDLKASNILLDKDLTPKISDFGMARIFGGDETEGNTKRVVGTYGYMSPEYAMDGLFSVKSDVFSFGVLVLEIVTGKKNRGFYYQNNQLNLLGHAWRQWKEGSGSELLDPSFGESFSPSEVMRCIQVGLLCVQEQAEDRPNMATVVLMLGSESASLPQPKNPGFCLGRRPVDSDSYSTNYEETCTVNQVTVTMIDPR, encoded by the exons ATGAATGCAACTATTATTCCAAGTAAAAGAGAATTTTCTGGTGAAACTTCCACGGAAGAGTTTGAATTGCCATTGTTTGATTACAGTACCCTAGCTACGGCAACAGAAAATTTTTCTGATGCAACTAAGTTGGGCCAAGGTGGATTTGGTTGTGTTTACAAG GCAATGCTGGTTGGTCAAGAAGTAGCAGTCAAAAGGCTCTCGAAGAATTCCGGACAAGGAGTAGAGGAATTTAAAAATGAGCTAAGATTAATTGCCAGGCTTCAACACAGAAATCTAGTCCGGCTtcttgggtgttgtgttgatatGGAAGAGAAGATGCTGATCTATGAATACCTGGAGAATAAAAGTTTAGATTCAATTTTGTTCA ATAAACAGAATAGCTCGCTGCTCAACTGGCAAAAGCGGTTCAATATTATTTGTGGTATTGCTCGGGGGCTTCTATACCTTCACCAAGATTCAAGATTTAGAATTATCCACAGAGACCTTAAAGCAAGCAATATTCTGCTTGATAAGGATTTGACCCCCAAAATATCAGATTTTGGCATGGCAAGAATTTTTGGCGGAGATGAGACTGAAGGAAATACAAAAAGAGTAGTTGGAACCTA TGGTTACATGTCTCCCGAATATGCAATGGATGGCCTCTTCTCTGTTAAGTCCGATGTTTTCAGCTTTGGGGTTTTGGTGTTAGAAATAGTAACGGGGAAGAAGAACAGGGGATTCTATTATCAAAACAACCAACTCAACCTTCTTGGACAT GCGTGGAGACAATGGAAAGAAGGGAGCGGCTCAGAGCTACTAGATCCATCGTTTGGAGAATCGTTTTCTCCGTCTGAAGTAATGAGATGTATACAAGTTGGACTGTTGTGTGTCCAGGAACAAGCAGAAGACAGACCAAACATGGCCACTGTGGTTTTGATGCTAGGCAGCGAAAGCGCGTCACTACCTCAGCCTAAAAACCCAGGATTTTGCCTTGGAAGAAGACCTGTTGATTCTGATTCATATTCGACTAATTATGAAGAAACTTGCACTGTCAATCAAGTTACAGTTACCATGATAGATCCCCGGTAG